Genomic segment of Rhodococcus sp. W8901:
AGATCATCGGCGACACCCCGTACCGGATCGTGTGGAAGTCGGTGTACCGCTTCCACGCCCGCCTCGCCGACCGCATGCAGGTGGGCCGGGTGCTGCTGGCGGGCGACTGCGCCCACATCGTGTCGCCGTTCGGCGCGCGGGGACTCAATTCGGGTGTCGGCGATGCCGAGAACGCGGCGTGGAAGCTCGCGTTCGTGCTGCGCGGCTGGGCCGATCCGGCACTGCTCGAGACGTACGACCTGGAACGCCGCGCCGCGGCGGCCGAGAACCTCGCGGTCACGTCGGCGACGATGGACTTCCTGGTGCCGCAGACCGACGAACAGCACGCCCGCCGCCTGTCGGTGCTCGAGGCCGCGGTCGCCGATCCACAGGCCCGGGCCGAGGTGGACTCCGGTCGACTGGCGGAGCCGTTCTGGTACGTCGACTCCCCGTTGACCACTCCGGATCCCCGGCGCCCCTTCGCCGGACGCCCGGCCCGCGGCGTCGCGCCGGACCCGGTGCCCGGCGTCCTGGTACCCGACGTCCCGGTGACCGTGCGCGGCCAGAGTTGCGCACGCCTGCGGGAGATCGCCCGACACGGTGTCCTGCTGCTGCACGGAGCCGACGTCGATCCGACGGCGGTCCGGGAGGCCGCCCTCACCGCCACCCACTCCCCAATCCGGATCCACGCCCTGAGGGACATCGACACCACCGGGCTGCTCACGGCGGCAACGAAAGCCGGTGCGAACGACGTGTGGATCGTGCGCCCGGACGCGCACATCGCGGCCGTCGTCGACGGCAGTGACCGCCCGGCCCTGGCGGCCGCCCTGCGCCGGGCGGTGGGCGCCGAGGTGACCGCCGGCGAGCGACAGGTCGGCTGACTCACCGCCGGACGCGGTGGGCCTCGGCCAGCGCGCAGTCCCGCAGGACCCGCACCAGCGGAGTCACGCGGGAGGCGACGTAGACGAGGCTCACCGCGGTCGGTGCGGCGTCGGCGATGTCGACGAACCGTACGTTGTGGTGGTGCACGCGGCGTCGGGCGGCGATCGGCACCGCCCCCACCCCTCGATCGGCGGCGACCAGTTCCAGCCACTCGTCGAAGTTGGTGCAGGTCACGATCTCTCGACGCGGGTCGGGTTCCGTCCAGGACTCGGCGCGGGTCGTCCCGGTCAGGGTGTTGACCACCAGTGGGTGCGTTCCCAACTCGGCCCACGTGACCGTGTCCCGCTCCGCGAGGGGTGAGCGGGCGCTGACGGCGGCAACGCGTGGCTCCGAGAACAGGTGGTGGACGGCCAGCAGCCCGCCGGCGACGTCGCCGCGCATCACCGCAGCATCGACGACGCCGTCACGTAGCGCGGCCAGCGGATCGTCGCACCGCTGCAACAACACTCGCGCGCCGGAGCGTTCCTCGCAGGCGGCGATCGTGTCGTGTGCCCACGGGTCCGGAAGCAGCCAGCTGAATCCGAGTCGCACCGTCCGATTGGCCTGCGCGGACGCGATCGCGGCATCCAGGTCGCCCAGGACGTGGCGAATACGTTCCGCGAACGCCCGCCCGTCCTCGGTCGGCGCCATCGACCGCGACGTCCGCTCCAGCAATCGGGTTCCGAGCGTCGCTTCCAGTTGCTGGATCGTTCGGGTCAACGCGGGTTGGGTGATGTTCAGCCGATCGGCGGCGGCCGTGAAGGTGCCGGCATCGATCACCGCGATCAGTGCCCGCAGATGCCGCAGCTCGACATTCATAACCAACGAGCATAGATACCGTCGAAACGGCATTTCCGTACGCCCGGCGGCCGCGCATAACGTCGTGACGACGAAGGGGGACCACGTGAACCTGCCGACCCGGACCGACACGGGGGCTCCGCCCCGGCACGCCCGCGCGACGGTGGTGCGCGCCGCCGCCGGACTCGCCGCGGCGATGGGTGTCGGCCGATTCGTGTACACCCCGCTGCTCCCGCTCATGCAGGAGCAGACCGGGCTCGCGCCGTCCGATACCGCGCTGGTCGCGACCGCCAACTACCTCGGGTACTTCCTGGGCGCGATCGCACTGGCCGCCCACCCGTCCGGCGCGCACTCGCGGGCCCTCTTCCGCTCGTCGATCCTCGCCCTGATCGCGAGCGAACTCGTGATGATCATCGGCACGGACGTCCGCCTGTGGCTCGCGGCGCGCGTCGTGGCCGGCATCGCCAGCGCCGCCGTCTTCGTGTACTGCGCCACGGCGGTGGTCGGCCATCCGTCGGCGGGCGTGACGTTCACCGGCGTCGGGGTCGGCATCGCGACGTCGGGCATCCTCGTGATGGTTCTCGGACCGGTCGTGTCGTGGAACGCGCTCTGGGCCGCCGCTGCCGCGATGACGGCCGGCTACGCCGCGATCGCCTGGAGCCTGCCACCCGGATCTTCTTCCCCACTGGCCCACAACCGATCTCGGATGCGCGCGTCACCTTCGACGCGCTGGTGGACACTCGGCGCCTGTTACTTCCTCGAGGGCCTGGGCTACATCATCCTCGGTACGTTCCTGGTCGCGGCGGTCTCCGCCGGGGGTGCGCAGTGGACGGGCCCGGCGGCATGGGTGATGGTCGGGCTCGCCGCGATCCCGTCTCCACTGTTGTGGGCGAAGGCGCTGCGCCGCTGGTCCGCGGAGTCGCTGCTCGCGCTGGCACTTGTGCTGCAGGCCTTCTCCGCACTGCTTCCCGCACTGGTCGCCGGTCCGGTGGCCGCCCTGATCGCCGCGATCCTGTTCGGCGGGACCTTCATGGGCATCACCCTGCTCGCTATGGATTCGGCGCTCGGACTGGGCATTCCACGCGCCGCGGCGGCGTTGACGGCGGTGTACGGGCTCGGGCAGATTCTCGGACCGCTCGCGGTGACCCCGATGCTGGGTGACGGATTCCGGGCGGCGTTCGTCTGTGCCGCCGCCGTTCTCGTCGTGGCCGCGCTACTGGCGGGTGCGACCCGACGCCGGTAGCAGCAGATCCACCACCCGCTCCGCGGTGTCGGCGTCGACGAGGCCGCCGGTGACCACCTGACGGTAGAACACCGCGCCGGCAAGCGCGTCCATGAACAGGTCGACGTCGAGATCGGCCGGCAGGTCGCCGCGCGCCACTCCCCTCTCGATCACCGCGGCACAGTTGGCGCGGCGTTCGGCCAGGAATGCGGTGCGGAAGGCGTCGAGTCCCTCGGGCGTCGACGCCAGATCGCTGACGAGTGCCGGCATCGCGGTACCGAGGGGCGATCCGGCGTAGTTGCGCACGGTCCCGGTCAGCCACGCCACGAGATCGGAACGGGTGTTGCCGGTGTCGGGCACCGGCCCGGTGTCCATCAGCGTCGCGAGGGCGTCGGCGACCAGTTCCGGTTTGCCGGACCACCACCGATACAGCGTGGTCTTGTGCACCCCGCTCGCCTCCGCGATGCGCTCGACCGTCAACTGCGCGTACGACGTCGTCGTGAGTTCGTCGACGACGGTCTGCAGCACGAGGTGACGCTTGCGGGGGCCGCTCCGGCCCGCAGCGGGTGTGGTTACCGGCACTCCCACACCCTGTCACGAGGTAGAGTGCAACGCAACGTCGCGTTGCATTCAGGATTGGAAGCTATGAGGATCACCGCGTTCATGGGATCGGCCACCGGCCACGACCCGGCCCACCTCCGGACGGCGAGCGCCTTCGGGACCGACCTGGCCGCGGCCGGGATCGGCCTGGTCTACGGCGGCGGCCGGGTCGGGCTGATGGGCGCCGTGGCCGACGCGGTCGTCGCCGGCGGCGGGGAGGCCATCGGCGTGATTCCACGGCATCTCGCGGACAAGGAGATCGCTCATCCCCGGTTGACGTCCCTCGAGGTCGTCGAGTCGATGCACGCGCGCAAACAGCGCATGGCCGCGCTCGCGGATGCGTTCGTGGTCCTGCCGGGCGGCGCCGGGACGCTCGACGAGTTCTTCGAGATCTGGACGTGGCAGCAACTCGGGCTGCACACCAAGCCGGTGTTCCTGCTCGACACCGGAGGCTTCTGGCAGCCGCTCGTCGCACTGATCGATCATCTCGTCGACACCGGATTCGTCGGCGCACACCAGCGGGATGCGCTGCAGATCGCCGGTGATCTCGACGCAGTGCGCGCCGCGATGACGGGGTGGGCTCCGCCGGTGCCGAAGTGGACTACAACCAGCGGCCCGACCGACACGGACCTCGAGCCCGCATGACCGCCGAACGCCCCAAGGTCGGGGTCGGCATCGTCGTGGAGCGCGCCGACGGGCAAATCCTCTTGGGTCGCAGAGTCAAACCCACCGAACCCGAGACGTGGTGCCTGCCGGGCGGCCACCTCGAACCGGGCGAGACGGTCGAGGCGGCGGCTCGCCGCGAGTGCCTCGAGGAATCCGGCCTCTCCGATACGACGAACGCCGCGGGGTTCGTGGCCGTCGTGGACACCGGCTCGGCTGGTGGCGGTGTCGTGTTCGGCGTGCACGCGCGCAGCGGCGGAGTGCCGACCGGACCCGGTGAGCCGCACATCTTTCCGGAATGGGTCTGGGTCGACCCGACGGACCTGCCCCGCCCGCTCTTTCCCGCGAGCGACGCGCTGCTGCGCGCGTGGACCGGGGCGGAGCCGGATCCGGCGTGGCAGGTCCTTCGCGTCACAGCCGGGTGACGTCGAGGCTTCCGTCGTGGAAGTCGGCGCGCAGCCGCTTCTTGTCGAACTTGCCGACACTGGTCTTGGGCACCTCCTGGATCACCGCCCAGTTCTCGGGCAGCTGCCACTTGGCGACCTTGTCCGCCAGGAAGTCCCGCAGCTGATCCAGCGTGGCCTCGCTGCCCTCACGGAGCACCACCGCCACCAGCGGACGCTCGTCCCACTTCTCGTCCGGCACACCGATCACCGCCGCCTCGGCCACGGCCGGGTGACCCATGACGGCGTTCTCGAGATCCACCGAGGAGATCCACTCGCCGCCGGACTTGATGATGTCCTTCGTCCGGTCCGACAGCGTCAGATACCCGTCCGCCGTGATGGAACCGACGTCCCCGGTGCGCAGCCAGCCGTCCCGGAACTTGTCGGGAGCGTCGACGCCGTAGTACGACGACGTGATCCACGGACCCCGGACCTCGAGCTCACCGATGCTGCGGCCGTCGTGCGGCACCCGGTTGCCGTCGTCGTCGATCAGGCGGGCCTCCACGGACGCCGGGAACCGGCCCTGCGTGTAGCGGTACTTCCAACGCTGATCGCCGGTAGCCTCGGCCGGCGGGCGGCCCACGGAGCCCACCGGGGAGGTCTCGGTCATGCCCCACGCGTGCAGCACCGACACCTGGTGTTCGTCCTCGAAGGCATGCATCAGCGCCGGCGGCACCGCGGCGCCGCCGATCAGCACCTCCCGCATCGACGAGATGTCCTGCGGATGCTGCTCGAGGTACAGGTGCAGGCCCTGCCAGATCGTCGGCACCGCGGCGGCGAACGTCGGCTTCTCCGACGCGATCAGCTCGGCCAGTGGCGCGGGCTGCAGGAAGCGGTCGGGCATGATCAGCGATGCGCCGATCATGAATGCCGCGTACGGCAGACCCCACGACATCGCGTGGAACTGCGGCACCACCGCCAGGGCACGGTCACCCTGCTTCAGGTTGGGACCGTCGCTCATGCACACCTGCATCGAATGCAGGTAGATCGACCGGTGCGAGTACACGACGCCCTTCGGGTCGCCGGTGGTACCCGACGTGTAACACATTGCCGCAGCGGACCGTTCGTCGAGCTCCGGCCAGTCGTACTCGGTCGGCAGGCCCGCGATCAGACCCTCGTAGGTGTGCACCTGCATCCCCTCAGGTGCCTCCAATCCGACCGTCGAATCACCGGTGACGACGATGTGTTCCACCGTCTTCAGCTGCGACAACTGCGGCGCGAGCAGCGGGATCAACGTCGCGTCGACGATGATCACCCGATCCTCGGCGTGGTTGGCGACGTGCACCAACTGCTCCGGGAACAGCCGGATGTTCAGGGTGTGCAGCACCGCGCCCATCGACGGGACCGCGAGGTACGCCTCGAGATGCTCGGCGTTGTTCCACATGAACGTCGCGACCCGGTCGTCGCCCTCGACTCCCAGTCCGCGCAGCGCGTGCGCCAGCGCGGCACACCGCCGCCCCACCTCGGCATATGTGCGACGGCGCGGCCCGGCCTCCGTCCAGGTGATCACCTCGGCGTCCGCATGGACGGTGCTCCCGTACCGCAGCAACTGCGCAATGGACAGAGGCAGATCGTTCATCGTGCTCAGCATGGACGGCTCCTGGATCGATGCGTGCCGGTGTGGCGAGGTCATTGTGCGCCGAAACTACGCCACGAGGGAGACCTGGGTCACCCTCCCCCCACCTCGGCGTTTCGAACCAATCGGTCACTTGACCAACGGCCGACCTGCATCAACCGATGGGTCGGGACCCGAGTCGATAGGCGCGCCGCGCGTTGTCCCGGGCGATCATCCGGGCGATCCGCTCCGCATCCTCGGCCTTCCAATGCTCCTGCGCCACCGCATCCTCGAGCACATTCCCCAACGCCCGACGGAACAGCACCGCGCTCACATGGAACAACTCGGGCAGGCCGCAACCGTCGGTGGAGAACAGCACCGACCCGAACGGTGCCAGCTCGAGCAGCTCGGCGAGGATCCTCGTCGCACCGCGGGCTCCGACGTTCTGCACCGCGAGGCCGACGTCGACGAAGACGTGGTCGAACACCTGCGCGAGGTAACCGGCGTGTCGGTGGAACGGGTAGTTGTGCAGCAGCATGATCGGCACGCCGCGGTCCGCGGTGGCGCGCAGCAGCGGCATGAGCAGCAGCGGGTCGGCGCGGGCGAGGTCGGTGTCGGCGTCGCCGTACCCGACATGGAACTGGATCGGCAGCCCGGCGTCGACCGCCGTCCAGATGAGGAACCGGGCGAGCGTCCCGTCGACCAGTCGCGCCGGCGCGCCGCCGTCGATGTCCGCCGCCCACCGCACCGCGGCCGTGAAGACCGCCGCGTCGGAGGGGTGTTCGGGCGGCAGATCGAGCCCCACCCGATAGGCGGCGATCGTCTTGAACGCGACGGCGGACCCCGCAGCACTGCGAACCTGTTCGCGGAACCGGTCCGCGAAGTCGGGCGGGCCGTGCTCGACGATCACGCGCTCGGCCAGTGATTCCAGGCGCACCACCTCGTGCGCGGCCCCGCCGGTGTACGCGGCCAACTCGTGGGGCGTTGTCAGGCTCTCGGGCCGAAACCCGGTGTCGACGAGGTACTCGGCGATCCCGGCCGCGCGCAGCAGCCGCCGGGCCGCCTCGTCGGCACCGAGTTCGGCACGACGCTCGAGGTAGTCGTCGGGTGCGACGTGCGACTCCAGGCCCAGCGCGGGCGCGCACAGCCGCCGCACCGCGAACCCGACCTGGGTGTCGAAGAGGCTGCCGTGCCACGGACCGGGCGCGGTCGCCTCGCACAGCAGCGCCTCGAAGGCGGGACGGTCGAGTGGATCGCGCACGATCCCGTGGCAGTGATGGTCGACGAGGGCAATCCTGTCGACCAGCTCCGCAATCGGGTTCTCGCCGGGCGGTCCCGGCGTATCGTCTGGGAACGGCGCCATCTACGCCATTGTGCCGCTGATCAGGCCCGGCGCGAGGGAGATGCGATGGATCGGCACGAACGTGACCGACGGGCTCTCGAGGCCGCGCGGCTGACTCGGCGGCTCACCGCGCGCGGCGTCGTCGGCGTCGCCCTGACCTGGGTCGACAACAGCGGCGTCAACCGGATGAAGGCGGTGCCCGTCGAGCGGTTCGAACGGGCCGCGACATGGGGTGTGGGTGCCTCCCCCGTGTTCGACGCGTTCACCCCGGACGACACCATCGTCGCCGGACGCTTCGCCGGCGGCCCGGTGGGCGATCTGCGCCTGCTGCCCGACCTGGACCGGGTCACGGTGCTGACCGCGCTGCCGGGATGGGCGTGGGCACCCGTCGACCGGTACACGCAGGACGGCGACCTGCATCCCCAGGACTCGCGCGGCCTGCTTCGCCGCGCCGTCGCCCAGCTCGTCGAGGACGATCTGACGGCCAGAGCCGCATTCGAGATCGAATGGGTGATCGGGCAAGACGAGAACGATTTCGTGCCCGCCACCCGCGGGCCCGCGTACGGGTTCGCCCGGCTCGTGGAGCGGTCCGGGTATCTCGCCGACGTGCTGTCCGCGCTGCGCGAGCAGGACGTGCGGGTGGAGCAGATCCATCCCGAGTACGCGCCGGGACAGTTCGAGGTGTCGGTGGCCGCCGAGGATCCGCTCGGCGCCGCGGACACCTTCGTACTGGTGCGCGAGACCATCCGCGCGGTGACCACACGACACGGCCTGCGGGCGTCCTTCTCCCCCAAGGTCGAGGCCGCGGGCGTCGGCAACGGCGGACACGTGCACCTGTCGCTGCGGCGGGAGGGGATCAACCTGCACAGCGGAGGCGACGGGCCGTGCGGGATCACCGACACCGCAGAGTCGTTCGCGGCGGGAATCCTGGAACGGTTGCCGGCGCTGCTGGCCGTCGGGGCGCCGTCCGTCGCGAGCTATCTGCGGCTGGTGCCGGGTGCGTGGGCGGCGCCGTTCCAGGTGTGCGGGCACGAGAACCGTGAGGCTGCAGTGCGTTTGATCACCGGCAGCACCGGCGACGAGGACCGCGCGGCGAATCTCGAGGTGAAGGTCCTCGACCAGTCCGCCAACCCGTACCTGTGCATGGCCGGCCTGCTGTTCGCCGGGATGTGGGGCGTCCGCGCGGGCCTGCGCCTGCCCGCACTCGTGGACGTCGACCCGGCATCGCTGTCCGAGGAGGAACGAGAGGCACGCGGAATCCGTCGTCTCCCAGCATCGCTCGCCGAATCCACCGATGCGTTCGAGGCCGACACGCTGCTGACCCACGCATTCGGCACCGAACTCGCCGGCACCATCGTCGACGTGCACCGCGCCGAAATCGAGCAGTTCAGCGGCGCGACGGACGAGGACATCGCCGCGGCGCTCCGGTGGGCGTTCTGACGGACGCCCACCGCGGCCTGGTCTTGACCCTGACGTAGCGTCATAGTTGATGCTGGTCTCATGCGCATCAGCGACATCGCACAGGCGGCAGGAACCACACCGCGCACGGTCCGGCACTACCACCGACTCGGCCTGCTCGACGAGCCCCGGAGGCTGGCGAACGGGTATCGCGAGTACGACCTCGCGGACCTCGTCCGGCTCATGCGGGTGCGGTGGCTCGCGAGTGCGGGGGTGCCATTGGGCTCGGTGTCGTCGATCGTGTCCGCCACGACCGACGAAGCGGCGGCCGACGACCTCGAGTTGGACCTGACCGCGTTGATCGACTCCATCGAGGCGGAACGCCAGGTATTGGCAACCAAAAGCAGCCGTTTGCAGGAAATGCTCGCCGCCCATCGGGCCGGACGACCGGTCTCCCCGCTTCCGCCGGGCCTGGCGCTGATCTTCGCCGGTCTGATCGGTACCGAGTCCGATCCCGCCGTGCGGGCCGAGTTCGAACGGGAGCGCGACGCGTTCGAATTGGTGGCGATCTCCGGGGCGGCCCCCCAGGCGTTCTTCGACTCCGCCGCGCGTCAACTCGCCGACGAGCGCGCGAGGGACCGGATCGTGAACCTGTACCGGCGGTTCGCCGCCCTGAGGGGCCACGATCCGGCCCACTGCACGAGCGAGATCGAATCACTCGTCGAGGCAACGGAAAACACGATTCGGCCGGTGCTGGCGGAGGCGGGCATCCTCGAACAGTGGAAATCCGCGGTCCCGTCCCTGGACGGATCCACGGTGTCCGTCACGGACCTCGTCCCCGATCAGGCCCAGGGCGCCGTTTTCACCCTCCTGTTGCAGCGACTCGGCATCGTGCCCGAGGTCTCGCCGTGATCCGGTCGCTGTGGTTGTGGTGCCGCGGACGAGTCGACGGAGCCGGCGACGGCGTCTCCACATTCGGGTACACCGCTGGCACGCTGGGCATCCCGGTGGCGTTTCTCATCGCCACCGGCGTCGAGGCCACGGCCGTGCACCTGCTCGTGCCGTGGCAGTGGCTGCGGGTGGCGCTCCTCGTACTCACCGTCGCGTCCGTCGCCGCTGCGGCGGGCTGGCTCGCGACCCGCGCCGTCCATCCGCACCTGGTGACCGCCCAGAAGCTCATCCTGCGGTCAGGCCGGGCGACGATCCTGTCCGTCGATCGGGGTCGGATCGCCCGGGCCCTCCCCAGCCGGCGGTTCGAGCACACCTCCCCCGGCATCCACCACGGCCGGCTCTATCTGCCGGGTCCGGACGGAACCGTCGTCGACATCGACTTCGACGTGCCGGTCCCCGTCGACAAGCTCACGGCCACTGCGCAACTCGAGTCGTCCCTGGTCACCGGGGTGAGCCTGTACGTCGACGCGCCGAGGGATCTGTGCGCCCGACTGAGCATGAGGTGCTGACGAAAACCCTTCTCCTCACAAGGAGTTCAGAGCGACCACTCGTCCGCCAGCTCGACGACGATCTTCTTGTCGTTGCCGGGGTCGGCGGGGTCGTACCAGAGTCGGGTCTGCTGGCCGTCGACAACGGGGGTGGCGGCATGGACGACCATCCGCCGCTGCACCCATCGCTGGGTGTTCCCGCTGTCGGTGAACGAGAACGTCACCGCGGTGAAGATCCG
This window contains:
- a CDS encoding long-chain fatty acid--CoA ligase — encoded protein: MLSTMNDLPLSIAQLLRYGSTVHADAEVITWTEAGPRRRTYAEVGRRCAALAHALRGLGVEGDDRVATFMWNNAEHLEAYLAVPSMGAVLHTLNIRLFPEQLVHVANHAEDRVIIVDATLIPLLAPQLSQLKTVEHIVVTGDSTVGLEAPEGMQVHTYEGLIAGLPTEYDWPELDERSAAAMCYTSGTTGDPKGVVYSHRSIYLHSMQVCMSDGPNLKQGDRALAVVPQFHAMSWGLPYAAFMIGASLIMPDRFLQPAPLAELIASEKPTFAAAVPTIWQGLHLYLEQHPQDISSMREVLIGGAAVPPALMHAFEDEHQVSVLHAWGMTETSPVGSVGRPPAEATGDQRWKYRYTQGRFPASVEARLIDDDGNRVPHDGRSIGELEVRGPWITSSYYGVDAPDKFRDGWLRTGDVGSITADGYLTLSDRTKDIIKSGGEWISSVDLENAVMGHPAVAEAAVIGVPDEKWDERPLVAVVLREGSEATLDQLRDFLADKVAKWQLPENWAVIQEVPKTSVGKFDKKRLRADFHDGSLDVTRL
- a CDS encoding FAD-dependent monooxygenase — its product is MGVNHIHTGTVAVIGNGPVGQTTALLLARWGVRVVLLDGRAERDPIGSKAICQQRDVLEVWAAIGVGEQIAAEGVTWDTARTFHREHELFAQQFVDHGQSPFPPFVNVSQARTEELLDAAIARQPLIDVRWGHPVEQIEQDGSEVRLGCATESGPVTVAADYAVLATGSRSSELRRQLGVGFPGRSFDDKFLICDIQADIPGWANERRFYFDPEWNPGRQVLIHPCPDSTFRIDWQVPGDYDLDAEAESGALNDRIRQIIGDTPYRIVWKSVYRFHARLADRMQVGRVLLAGDCAHIVSPFGARGLNSGVGDAENAAWKLAFVLRGWADPALLETYDLERRAAAAENLAVTSATMDFLVPQTDEQHARRLSVLEAAVADPQARAEVDSGRLAEPFWYVDSPLTTPDPRRPFAGRPARGVAPDPVPGVLVPDVPVTVRGQSCARLREIARHGVLLLHGADVDPTAVREAALTATHSPIRIHALRDIDTTGLLTAATKAGANDVWIVRPDAHIAAVVDGSDRPALAAALRRAVGAEVTAGERQVG
- a CDS encoding nucleotide triphosphate diphosphatase NUDT15, with the translated sequence MTAERPKVGVGIVVERADGQILLGRRVKPTEPETWCLPGGHLEPGETVEAAARRECLEESGLSDTTNAAGFVAVVDTGSAGGGVVFGVHARSGGVPTGPGEPHIFPEWVWVDPTDLPRPLFPASDALLRAWTGAEPDPAWQVLRVTAG
- a CDS encoding LysR family transcriptional regulator gives rise to the protein MNVELRHLRALIAVIDAGTFTAAADRLNITQPALTRTIQQLEATLGTRLLERTSRSMAPTEDGRAFAERIRHVLGDLDAAIASAQANRTVRLGFSWLLPDPWAHDTIAACEERSGARVLLQRCDDPLAALRDGVVDAAVMRGDVAGGLLAVHHLFSEPRVAAVSARSPLAERDTVTWAELGTHPLVVNTLTGTTRAESWTEPDPRREIVTCTNFDEWLELVAADRGVGAVPIAARRRVHHHNVRFVDIADAAPTAVSLVYVASRVTPLVRVLRDCALAEAHRVRR
- a CDS encoding TetR/AcrR family transcriptional regulator, which codes for MPVTTPAAGRSGPRKRHLVLQTVVDELTTTSYAQLTVERIAEASGVHKTTLYRWWSGKPELVADALATLMDTGPVPDTGNTRSDLVAWLTGTVRNYAGSPLGTAMPALVSDLASTPEGLDAFRTAFLAERRANCAAVIERGVARGDLPADLDVDLFMDALAGAVFYRQVVTGGLVDADTAERVVDLLLPASGRTRQ
- a CDS encoding MerR family transcriptional regulator; the encoded protein is MRISDIAQAAGTTPRTVRHYHRLGLLDEPRRLANGYREYDLADLVRLMRVRWLASAGVPLGSVSSIVSATTDEAAADDLELDLTALIDSIEAERQVLATKSSRLQEMLAAHRAGRPVSPLPPGLALIFAGLIGTESDPAVRAEFERERDAFELVAISGAAPQAFFDSAARQLADERARDRIVNLYRRFAALRGHDPAHCTSEIESLVEATENTIRPVLAEAGILEQWKSAVPSLDGSTVSVTDLVPDQAQGAVFTLLLQRLGIVPEVSP
- a CDS encoding TIGR00730 family Rossman fold protein: MRITAFMGSATGHDPAHLRTASAFGTDLAAAGIGLVYGGGRVGLMGAVADAVVAGGGEAIGVIPRHLADKEIAHPRLTSLEVVESMHARKQRMAALADAFVVLPGGAGTLDEFFEIWTWQQLGLHTKPVFLLDTGGFWQPLVALIDHLVDTGFVGAHQRDALQIAGDLDAVRAAMTGWAPPVPKWTTTSGPTDTDLEPA
- a CDS encoding YbfB/YjiJ family MFS transporter, which codes for MTTKGDHVNLPTRTDTGAPPRHARATVVRAAAGLAAAMGVGRFVYTPLLPLMQEQTGLAPSDTALVATANYLGYFLGAIALAAHPSGAHSRALFRSSILALIASELVMIIGTDVRLWLAARVVAGIASAAVFVYCATAVVGHPSAGVTFTGVGVGIATSGILVMVLGPVVSWNALWAAAAAMTAGYAAIAWSLPPGSSSPLAHNRSRMRASPSTRWWTLGACYFLEGLGYIILGTFLVAAVSAGGAQWTGPAAWVMVGLAAIPSPLLWAKALRRWSAESLLALALVLQAFSALLPALVAGPVAALIAAILFGGTFMGITLLAMDSALGLGIPRAAAALTAVYGLGQILGPLAVTPMLGDGFRAAFVCAAAVLVVAALLAGATRRR
- a CDS encoding glutamine synthetase family protein — translated: MDRHERDRRALEAARLTRRLTARGVVGVALTWVDNSGVNRMKAVPVERFERAATWGVGASPVFDAFTPDDTIVAGRFAGGPVGDLRLLPDLDRVTVLTALPGWAWAPVDRYTQDGDLHPQDSRGLLRRAVAQLVEDDLTARAAFEIEWVIGQDENDFVPATRGPAYGFARLVERSGYLADVLSALREQDVRVEQIHPEYAPGQFEVSVAAEDPLGAADTFVLVRETIRAVTTRHGLRASFSPKVEAAGVGNGGHVHLSLRREGINLHSGGDGPCGITDTAESFAAGILERLPALLAVGAPSVASYLRLVPGAWAAPFQVCGHENREAAVRLITGSTGDEDRAANLEVKVLDQSANPYLCMAGLLFAGMWGVRAGLRLPALVDVDPASLSEEEREARGIRRLPASLAESTDAFEADTLLTHAFGTELAGTIVDVHRAEIEQFSGATDEDIAAALRWAF
- a CDS encoding amidohydrolase family protein, producing MAPFPDDTPGPPGENPIAELVDRIALVDHHCHGIVRDPLDRPAFEALLCEATAPGPWHGSLFDTQVGFAVRRLCAPALGLESHVAPDDYLERRAELGADEAARRLLRAAGIAEYLVDTGFRPESLTTPHELAAYTGGAAHEVVRLESLAERVIVEHGPPDFADRFREQVRSAAGSAVAFKTIAAYRVGLDLPPEHPSDAAVFTAAVRWAADIDGGAPARLVDGTLARFLIWTAVDAGLPIQFHVGYGDADTDLARADPLLLMPLLRATADRGVPIMLLHNYPFHRHAGYLAQVFDHVFVDVGLAVQNVGARGATRILAELLELAPFGSVLFSTDGCGLPELFHVSAVLFRRALGNVLEDAVAQEHWKAEDAERIARMIARDNARRAYRLGSRPIG